DNA from Bacteroidia bacterium:
TTACAAAACAATTTTGCCTATTTGAATCCACACCGGCAAAACGGGTTGAGTAAACAAAAGGAAAAGGTTGGTTTACCCAAGGCTGATGTTTTATCGAATTTTGATAGGCTGTCGCAGGGGAAGATTTTAGAGGCGTCGATTAGTTTAGCACGGAGCAATTTAACTTATATTAAATCCAACAAGGACGATTTTGATGGGAGGAGCAAGCTTATTAACAAGCATTACATTGAGTTGCATCGGAAATTCACTTTAAGTATTGCATGTTTGGTATTATTCTTTATTGGGGCACCTTTGGGAGCCATCATCAAGAAAGGCGGATTGGGATTACCGATAGTAGTTTCGACTATCATATTCATCTTTTTTCATATCATAACCATTTCAATGGAGAAGACGGTTAAGGAAGGAAGTGCGGATCCATTGTGGGGAATGTGGACCCCCACTTTGATATTTTTACCAATTGGAATCTTTTTAACTATTAAGGCAACATCTGATTCCATTTTATTTGATGTTGAAACCTACCTGAAGCCATTTATTAGGTATGCAAACAATCGAAAGCTATTGGATTAATCTATTTTTTTATTTAAATCATTCAAACTGGCAGTAGGACCAAACATTTCGAGGGAGCGTTTATTATAGGCTTTAGCTGCTGCAAGAGGTGTTTTGAAAATGCCGATTACGATGGGTTTACCTTCGTCGTAAATAATTGCTTTGTAGCGTTTAGGTCCTTCGGTTACAACTCCTCTATAACCTGAATCACCACCTACATTTTTCTGATTTCTTCGAAGTTGATTCATGGTAACCCATTCCAGGTTTTCGAGACGGCAATCGAGGGGGTTTTTATTTTTGAAATGCACGAAGACCTTTTTTCCGGATTTCACCAGAGGTTTATCGATAAAGTTTTCGGCCAGGTGTTTGTGGATATAGATTGTTTCAGAGGAAGCCATTCCGCGCACCGATTTAAGCCGTTGAAAAAAGGCATAGCCGTTGGAATGCGCCCTGAGGTGTTCGAGCAGTTGAATGGCTTGAAAATATTTATTACCAACGATGGCTTTATAGCCTTTCTCATCGAGAATGAGGTGAGCATCTTTGTTGGTTAATTTAATTTGGTAGGCAGTTTCCACTGGTACAAAAATAGAAAGGATTTATTCTAAAAGTTAGAGGATGGGTTTGATTTTATTCCATCCATTTTGTCGAATCCAGCCTCGCAATAGTTCATTGGCATCGGGGAAGTTGAATTCGGTATGTATGATAGCCTTTAAATCGTCCAATCCGGCAATTGGGGTATGTGTATCTACATAAGCATAACCGGCATAGTGGTGGTTTTCGACAAGCACAATGGTACGTTCATCCATTCCACGTCCGCGATCAACCAGAATAAAGGTAGGGTACGGAAAATTAAATTCCGCCAGTACTCGTTTGGCACGAATGGAATAGTCGATAGGATCTTCTTCGCCGGCACAGATTCCGTTGCATTGTTTGATATGGTGATTAAAGCAAATGGCCCCTTCATCGGTGAGGTGGCAGTAGCTTAGACAAAGCGTATGTTCTTCGATCCAGCGATTGAGTTTTTCGCGGGCGCCGGTATAATTGGGAAAGAATTGGAGAGGCGCTTTTGCCTGACTGGCATCTACGATTTGGAAGTGTACAATTCCGTCCTTTTCCCAGGTATCGATAGCATGAGAAAACTCTTCTGCTTTGCGCAAACGATTGAATTTGGGTTTATGCTTTTTGATTTCGGCGGATTCCATGAGCAAGGCCAGCAATTCGCTCCCTGTTTCCACATAATCCACATCCATCAATTCGGCCAGCATTTTTTTGTGTTTAGCCTCATTGGAGCCAAAATGCTGCATGGCCCGTTGATACATGTTCCGGCTTTTACCTACGTAAATAATCTCTTTATCCTGGTTTAGAAAGTAATACACCCCACATTCTTCGGGCAGTTTTTTGAGGATGTAGTCTTTGATGGCATCCACCTTTCGGGCCATCAGTTTTTCTACGCCTTGGTTTTTGAATTGGGGGTGATTGGATTTAACCTGCAACAATAAATCGAAAAGTTTGACGGTAGCCTCGGCATCGCCAAGGGCTCGGTGGCGGTCGTACACCTCAATACCCAGGGACTCGCAGAGTTTACCCAGGCTGTAAGAGCGTAACCCGGGAATCAGTTTCCGGCTTAACCGAACCGTACACAAGGTTTCACGGCGGTATTTGTATCCGAGTGAGCGAAATTCATCCTGCACAAAGCTGTAATCAAAACCTACGTTATGAGCTACAAAAATGGCGTCTTCTGTGAGTTCCAGCACCTTTTTAGCAATTTGGGGAAAGGTAGGCGCATCGGACACCATCTCGTTGGTAATGCCCGAAATACGGGTAAAATAAGACGATATATGACATTCCGGGTTTACCAGGGTGCTGTAACGTTCTACCACTTGCAAGCCATCGTGCACCAGGATAGCAATTTCGATAATTCGTCCCTTCCTCAGTTCGAATTTGCTTCCACAGGTTTCGATATCAATGATGGCAAACAAGGCTTAGATACGTTTTTGGATTTCCTTTACTTCCACCTGCAGGCTGTGCAGCATGGATAGAATGCTTTCCGGATTCAGTTCTTCGGCTTTGTACGGACCAATATTGATGGCGCAGGTGTATTCCCACAGTTCCAGCACTTCTTCAGCAGATACGGTATACGTGCGGTAAGCCTTGTTATCGGAATGCAGGTATAAGGTAGAAGGATTGTTTTTATCGGTTTCGATGCGTTTGTACACAAAGCC
Protein-coding regions in this window:
- a CDS encoding HNH endonuclease — translated: METAYQIKLTNKDAHLILDEKGYKAIVGNKYFQAIQLLEHLRAHSNGYAFFQRLKSVRGMASSETIYIHKHLAENFIDKPLVKSGKKVFVHFKNKNPLDCRLENLEWVTMNQLRRNQKNVGGDSGYRGVVTEGPKRYKAIIYDEGKPIVIGIFKTPLAAAKAYNKRSLEMFGPTASLNDLNKKID
- a CDS encoding GIY-YIG nuclease family protein, with translation MFAIIDIETCGSKFELRKGRIIEIAILVHDGLQVVERYSTLVNPECHISSYFTRISGITNEMVSDAPTFPQIAKKVLELTEDAIFVAHNVGFDYSFVQDEFRSLGYKYRRETLCTVRLSRKLIPGLRSYSLGKLCESLGIEVYDRHRALGDAEATVKLFDLLLQVKSNHPQFKNQGVEKLMARKVDAIKDYILKKLPEECGVYYFLNQDKEIIYVGKSRNMYQRAMQHFGSNEAKHKKMLAELMDVDYVETGSELLALLMESAEIKKHKPKFNRLRKAEEFSHAIDTWEKDGIVHFQIVDASQAKAPLQFFPNYTGAREKLNRWIEEHTLCLSYCHLTDEGAICFNHHIKQCNGICAGEEDPIDYSIRAKRVLAEFNFPYPTFILVDRGRGMDERTIVLVENHHYAGYAYVDTHTPIAGLDDLKAIIHTEFNFPDANELLRGWIRQNGWNKIKPIL